The proteins below come from a single Corvus cornix cornix isolate S_Up_H32 chromosome 23, ASM73873v5, whole genome shotgun sequence genomic window:
- the LOC109146393 gene encoding uncharacterized protein LOC109146393 translates to MGAKWMGPPGTLVLEATPAMLLHSLGGLWMDRTHLGSLRTAELAIPVGHPGVRTQSWPSQLVILEAAVCGVAGGGTGGLFHWESLVGHRSPRAGILGSHAGFAAPNAPWFRFQKRVSGKHPFRTLGNKMQAGSLWGTCTMISTLWLPLPPSPSPLSPLSHVSLGSHQKHPLWHFFAHLDCFLQINPFSALPHSFPRCLMISCCRECLLLSELPGNGTRKPREALPRSRARSHRDICRGKGSLFQQTAGVQRHKHTQTNRPTRPEHLKRAHMGRCFSGPGWSHSESPKCRGMHRFPLPCSHSKRK, encoded by the coding sequence ATGGGAGCGAAATGGATGGGACCCCCAGGGACCCTCGTCTTGGAGGCAACTCCAGCgatgctgctccacagcctggGCGGGCTCTGGATGGACAGGACCCACCTGGGTTCCCTCAGAACTGCAGAACTGGCCATCCCAGTTGGTCATCCTGGAGTCAGGACTCAGAGCTGGCCATCCCAGTTGGTCATCCTGGAGGCTGCTGTGTGTGGAGTCGCTGGGGGAGGAACTGGAGGACTTTTCCATTGGGAAAGCCTTGTGGGACACCGGAGTCCCAGGGCTGGAATTCTGGGGAGCCATGCAGGGTTTGCTGCTCCCAATGCCCCTTGGTTCAGATTCCAGAAAAGGGTGAGTGGGAAGCATCCCTTTAGAACCCTGGGGAATAAAATGCAGGCTGGAAGCTTGTGGGGCACCTGCACCATGATCTCCACCCTGTGGCTCCCCCTTCCACCTTCCCCAAGCCCCTTGTCCCCTCTCTCCCACGTGTCTTTGGGGAGCCACCAAAAACACCCTCTGTGGCACTTCTTTGCCCATTTGGATTGTTTTCTGCAAATTAACCCTTTCTCAGCCCTTCCCCACTCCTTCCCTCGCTGTCTAATgatttcctgctgcagagagtgCCTTTTGCTGTCGGAGCTGCCTGGGAATGGCACCAGAAAGCCACGGGAAGCTCTCCCACGCAGTCGGGCACGTAGCCACAGAGACATATGCAGAGGGaagggcagcctgttccaacaAACAGCCGGAGTGcagagacacaaacacacacaaacaaacaggcCCACCCGCCCAGAGCACCTGAAACGCGCCCACATGGGCAGGTGCTTCAGTGGGCCTGGCTGGAGCCACTCAGAGTCACCAAAGTGCAGGGGGATGCACAgatttccccttccctgctcccacagcaagagaaaatga